The following proteins are encoded in a genomic region of Herminiimonas arsenicoxydans:
- a CDS encoding putative Acyltransferase 3 (Evidence 3 : Function proposed based on presence of conserved amino acid motif, structural feature or limited homology; Product type pe : putative enzyme) translates to MKSTLHLKVLDGWRGISILCVLAAHLLPVGPKSLQLNAMFGLLGMALFFTLSGFLITSFLLKNPSTLDFLVRRFFRIIPLAWLYLAIALGLAGASSDIWLAHYFFYANLPPTHLVSLTEHIWSLCMEMQFYIGIALMFAVFGVRSLLAIPLIGLLFTLLRVTDGVYASSVSYYRMDEILAGCTLALIIHQRLGSRALAWLQRMPQWPLLLLLLISCHEQGAALNYLRPYLAALLVGTTILHPGRAMASLLDNRVLFYLATISYALYVIHPMLAVGTWLGSGDVIIKYLKRPLLFVVLFALAHVSTFYYESWWTGSGKTLIKKLKLNTA, encoded by the coding sequence ATGAAATCAACTCTGCACTTGAAAGTGCTGGATGGCTGGCGCGGTATCAGCATCCTGTGCGTGCTGGCGGCACATCTGCTGCCGGTCGGCCCCAAATCCCTGCAACTCAATGCGATGTTCGGCCTGTTGGGGATGGCATTGTTTTTCACGCTATCCGGATTCCTGATCACTTCCTTCCTGCTGAAGAATCCGTCCACGCTCGATTTTCTGGTGCGCCGCTTCTTTCGCATCATTCCATTGGCGTGGCTGTATCTGGCGATTGCATTGGGCCTGGCCGGAGCATCGTCGGATATCTGGCTGGCGCATTATTTTTTCTATGCCAATCTGCCGCCCACGCATCTGGTCAGCCTGACCGAGCATATCTGGAGCCTGTGCATGGAGATGCAGTTCTATATCGGCATCGCCCTGATGTTTGCCGTGTTCGGCGTGCGCAGCCTGCTGGCAATTCCATTGATCGGTTTGCTGTTTACCTTGCTGCGCGTGACGGACGGCGTGTATGCATCCAGCGTCAGCTATTACCGCATGGATGAGATTCTGGCCGGTTGCACGCTCGCGCTGATTATTCATCAGCGCCTGGGATCGCGTGCGCTGGCATGGCTGCAACGAATGCCGCAATGGCCATTGCTGCTGTTGTTGCTGATTTCCTGTCACGAGCAGGGCGCAGCGCTGAATTATCTGCGACCGTATCTGGCAGCCCTGCTGGTCGGCACCACCATCCTGCATCCGGGTCGGGCAATGGCGTCGCTGCTGGACAATCGCGTGCTGTTTTATCTGGCAACAATTTCATATGCGCTGTACGTCATCCATCCGATGCTGGCCGTCGGTACCTGGCTGGGCAGCGGCGACGTGATCATCAAATACCTGAAACGCCCGCTATTGTTTGTCGTCCTCTTTGCGCTCGCGCATGTCTCTACTTTCTATTACGAAAGCTGGTGGACGGGTAGCGGCAAGACCCTGATAAAAAAATTGAAACTCAATACAGCCTGA
- a CDS encoding hypothetical protein; putative exported protein (Evidence 5 : No homology to any previously reported sequences), with translation MKKTFVCSQVHLKSVFFASAAVLVGLLFAVPVHAADAAQWGTYGKPFAATSPWNSRPVAPVFDDFVIPASTYKPGVAGGVWSTGVFLAHAGDAPVTVTGLPKTQGLWDPDAEAFHDVTVPRWPADVVAASASDGHADIVDPVTGIVHSFWQLKKVDGKWVAAQYAWTRLDGRGWGDPAQYFQGARAAGVPTAAGLIRKHEINDGDTMYRHALAMSLTYNALSPNPTYIFPATSADTDAAKTNTGRIPEGALMMLPASYDTQKISNPDLRKVAETLKTYGAYVVDRNFGTPFFIYVENGAGFDLHKGGWNNTVADDLERMRVALRQVTAVQGWLDGIGKQVVLQEKMNLLSMRGPWHLQTGSTAGTFDTWQQAVVFPATGTRIAQGNYSSRGLHPLSWAAAEVGKTYRLTAKTTGDAKLRLQVREPSGTSVYFDSGELGNGESKSFSWPSKTAIVYVYAISGVGGPSTVRGELLQQD, from the coding sequence ATGAAAAAAACATTTGTATGTAGTCAAGTTCATCTGAAGTCCGTCTTTTTCGCTTCCGCAGCAGTGCTGGTCGGTTTGCTGTTTGCCGTTCCTGTGCATGCAGCCGACGCTGCGCAGTGGGGAACGTATGGCAAGCCGTTTGCTGCCACGTCACCCTGGAACAGTCGCCCGGTGGCACCTGTCTTCGACGATTTCGTCATTCCAGCTTCGACCTATAAACCTGGCGTGGCTGGCGGTGTATGGTCGACCGGCGTTTTTCTCGCCCATGCCGGCGATGCGCCGGTGACCGTCACCGGTTTGCCGAAAACCCAGGGTTTGTGGGATCCGGATGCAGAAGCCTTTCATGATGTGACAGTGCCGCGCTGGCCGGCTGACGTGGTGGCGGCCAGCGCCAGCGATGGTCATGCCGATATCGTCGATCCGGTGACCGGGATCGTGCACTCGTTCTGGCAATTGAAGAAGGTCGATGGCAAATGGGTGGCTGCGCAATATGCATGGACGCGTTTAGACGGCCGTGGCTGGGGCGATCCGGCACAGTATTTCCAGGGTGCGCGCGCAGCCGGTGTGCCGACGGCGGCCGGCCTGATACGCAAACATGAAATCAATGACGGCGACACGATGTATCGCCATGCGCTGGCGATGTCGCTGACCTATAACGCCTTGTCGCCGAACCCGACTTATATTTTCCCCGCTACCTCCGCGGATACCGATGCCGCCAAGACCAATACGGGCAGGATTCCCGAAGGCGCATTGATGATGTTGCCTGCATCCTACGACACGCAAAAAATCAGTAATCCGGATTTGCGCAAAGTAGCAGAGACCCTGAAAACCTACGGTGCCTATGTGGTCGATCGCAACTTTGGCACGCCATTTTTCATCTATGTGGAAAACGGTGCAGGTTTTGATTTGCACAAGGGTGGCTGGAACAATACGGTGGCCGACGATCTTGAACGCATGCGTGTTGCGCTGCGCCAGGTGACTGCGGTTCAGGGCTGGCTGGACGGCATCGGCAAGCAGGTAGTGCTGCAGGAAAAAATGAATCTGCTGTCCATGCGCGGCCCGTGGCACTTGCAGACAGGTAGTACCGCCGGAACGTTCGATACATGGCAGCAGGCGGTGGTTTTCCCGGCCACCGGCACGCGCATCGCGCAAGGCAATTATTCTTCGCGCGGTCTGCATCCTCTGTCGTGGGCAGCAGCGGAAGTCGGCAAGACATACAGGCTGACTGCGAAGACGACGGGCGATGCAAAACTGCGCCTGCAGGTGCGTGAACCGTCGGGCACATCCGTGTATTTCGATAGCGGTGAGCTGGGCAATGGCGAGAGTAAAAGTTTTAGCTGGCCTTCAAAGACTGCGATTGTGTATGTATATGCAATCAGCGGCGTGGGCGGGCCATCGACGGTGCGCGGCGAGTTGCTGCAACAGGATTGA
- a CDS encoding putative O-acetyltransferase (Evidence 3 : Function proposed based on presence of conserved amino acid motif, structural feature or limited homology; Product type pe : putative enzyme), giving the protein MNRSSQDSDWQADVQRYGLRRPFLKEQSIWAVWSYRFGRRVDRMQSGLAKKVLTSFYWLWFRLLETAVGISLPKAAVIGPGLRIWHFGGIFLHPDVRIGANCTLRQGVTIGNRVADGPVPVIGDDVDFGAYAQVLGGVRIGNGCHIGALSVVLCDVPDGATAVGVPARVILKSGVQ; this is encoded by the coding sequence ATGAACCGATCTTCACAAGATAGCGATTGGCAAGCCGATGTGCAGCGGTATGGCTTGCGCCGTCCATTTTTAAAAGAGCAGTCGATCTGGGCGGTGTGGAGCTATCGCTTTGGCCGTCGCGTCGATCGCATGCAGTCCGGCCTGGCGAAGAAGGTGCTGACCTCTTTTTACTGGCTGTGGTTTCGCCTGCTTGAAACGGCAGTCGGTATCAGCCTGCCGAAAGCTGCGGTGATCGGTCCCGGTTTGCGGATATGGCATTTCGGCGGAATATTTTTGCATCCCGACGTACGCATCGGAGCGAACTGTACGTTAAGGCAAGGCGTCACGATAGGCAATCGCGTCGCAGACGGTCCGGTGCCGGTCATCGGCGATGACGTTGACTTCGGTGCATATGCGCAGGTGCTGGGTGGTGTGCGTATCGGTAACGGTTGCCATATCGGCGCGCTGTCTGTGGTCTTGTGCGATGTGCCGGATGGTGCAACCGCAGTCGGCGTACCGGCCAGAGTCATTCTGAAATCGGGTGTTCAGTAG